The Planctomycetia bacterium genome includes a window with the following:
- a CDS encoding DUF4912 domain-containing protein: protein MTADTLARQTCKDLARMAKQRGVPGWHGMRKDQLIQALMKAARKKATARRNGQASAQVLNRRRIDAPGEIVRNGDGGPQVKQSARRVAEQLRQLQAASIRLRDLATGADEVNGHVAVKKDRLTVMVRDPYWLHAHWDLARPTVERARAALGQEWHTAKPVLRLYEVSELSATMPESETMVRHIEIHGGVNNWYIDVPDPPKSYRMEIGYRASSGRFYSLARSNTVQTPRPGSSDAIDRNWSDLAENVDRIFAMSAGYSGESPNVELQELLEERLRRPISAPLVGRFSAGVEGLLGRDHAFYFDLDAELLIFGATEPGARVTVHGEPVKLRPDGTFTMRFSLPNCRQVIPATASSADGLEQRTVVLAVERNTKTMEPLIREVNEA from the coding sequence ATGACTGCCGACACACTCGCCCGACAGACGTGTAAAGATCTCGCCCGCATGGCCAAGCAGCGGGGAGTTCCCGGCTGGCACGGGATGCGTAAGGATCAGTTGATCCAGGCCTTGATGAAGGCGGCGCGTAAAAAAGCGACCGCGCGTCGCAATGGCCAGGCGTCCGCCCAGGTCCTTAACCGCCGGCGGATCGACGCCCCAGGCGAAATCGTCCGCAATGGCGACGGCGGCCCCCAGGTGAAACAAAGCGCCCGGCGCGTAGCCGAGCAATTACGTCAACTCCAGGCGGCATCGATCCGTCTTCGCGATCTGGCCACCGGCGCCGACGAGGTGAACGGACATGTGGCGGTTAAGAAAGACCGCCTGACCGTGATGGTCCGCGATCCGTATTGGCTGCACGCCCATTGGGATCTGGCGCGTCCGACCGTGGAGCGCGCTCGCGCCGCGCTGGGTCAGGAATGGCACACCGCCAAGCCGGTGCTGCGGCTGTACGAGGTTTCCGAGCTTTCGGCTACCATGCCCGAATCGGAAACCATGGTCCGCCACATCGAAATTCATGGCGGCGTAAACAACTGGTACATCGACGTCCCGGATCCCCCCAAGTCGTACCGGATGGAAATCGGATATCGCGCGTCTTCGGGAAGGTTCTACAGCCTGGCGCGGAGCAACACCGTGCAGACTCCTCGTCCCGGTTCGAGCGACGCGATCGACCGGAATTGGAGCGACCTGGCGGAAAACGTCGACCGCATTTTCGCGATGAGCGCCGGGTATTCCGGCGAGTCGCCCAACGTGGAATTGCAAGAGTTGCTCGAAGAGCGTTTGCGTCGCCCGATCAGTGCGCCTTTGGTCGGCCGCTTCAGCGCGGGAGTCGAAGGCCTGTTGGGCCGCGACCACGCATTCTATTTCGATCTCGACGCGGAACTTCTGATCTTTGGCGCGACCGAGCCCGGCGCTCGCGTGACCGTTCATGGCGAGCCGGTGAAGCTGCGTCCGGATGGCACGTTCACGATGCGATTCAGCCTGCCGAATTGCCGGCAGGTAATTCCTGCCACCGCTTCCAGCGCCGATGGCCTCGAACAGCGGACGGTTGTGCTGGCCGTGGAACGGAACACGAAGACGATGGAACCCTTGATTCGCGAAGTGAACGAAGCGTAA
- a CDS encoding VCBS repeat-containing protein gives MTRQRNSEQKAREPAADTAPAGGVSLRAVLGIGALLFASLAGGKYWLLSRPASQAPLPTANDKGKAPAASAEAPAPVAVPPIAVAHSAAAPTPPVPAEKQVAAKEAVVCATTDRKGLLADEFARVDPTVDGWDTEAFYDVINPELKTLAKLLAHPEQMDDAQLSTLVAQEFTSASLVPKQLESVFSAGQTAILRGGAYGEPPERAKAPAQRGFEGWRAAMRELLEPLAKLGEPAAAFKIFNVTVDGAAGECTAYFQATARNAEQVTQVNATAYIDWRRPVVDGPWLIQSIRLADYERAEQIVAGGRLFNDCTASVLAKTPGYEEQILHGTDYWRGRFDSSIEVDSAGHRGLAIGDVNGDGLDDILVTDLGGLPKHLYVQQADGTVVDTAAEAGLDYLDRVRGALFVDFDNDGDQDLAMAMGSTILFHANDGQGHFTIVAEQPVQPTPHSLAAADYDNDGDVDVYVCSYGNTYETFGDTATPTPWHDANNGAPNTLLRNDSAWKFSDATKDVGLDENNRKYSFAASWEDFDNDGDQDLFVANDFGRKNLYRNDNGQFHDVAAELGADDIGAGMSAAWGDVNNDGLMDLYAGNMFSSAGNRIAFQRQFRPGADQRTLAEYQRTARGNTLLVNDGHGKFQDRSVEAAVTLGRWAWGSVFLDFNNDGWEDIFVSNGFVTGHVTQDL, from the coding sequence ATGACGCGCCAACGTAATTCTGAGCAAAAAGCCCGGGAGCCTGCGGCAGACACCGCGCCCGCTGGCGGCGTCAGCTTGCGCGCGGTGTTGGGAATTGGGGCGCTACTGTTCGCCTCGCTGGCCGGCGGCAAGTATTGGTTGCTGAGTCGCCCAGCTTCCCAAGCGCCTTTGCCCACGGCCAACGACAAAGGTAAGGCCCCGGCTGCGTCAGCCGAGGCGCCGGCGCCAGTTGCTGTTCCGCCAATCGCTGTCGCTCATTCCGCAGCGGCGCCCACTCCACCGGTTCCGGCCGAGAAGCAGGTCGCGGCCAAGGAAGCCGTGGTCTGTGCGACGACCGATCGCAAGGGTCTGCTCGCCGACGAATTCGCCCGGGTTGATCCCACCGTCGACGGCTGGGATACCGAGGCCTTCTACGACGTCATCAATCCAGAGCTGAAAACGCTGGCGAAGTTGCTCGCGCATCCGGAACAGATGGATGACGCGCAGTTGTCGACGCTGGTCGCGCAGGAATTCACTTCGGCGTCGCTCGTACCCAAGCAATTGGAGTCGGTATTCTCGGCAGGGCAAACGGCCATCCTCCGCGGCGGAGCCTACGGCGAGCCGCCGGAACGTGCGAAAGCGCCAGCGCAGCGCGGTTTCGAGGGCTGGCGCGCCGCGATGCGGGAATTGCTCGAGCCGCTGGCCAAGCTGGGCGAACCGGCGGCCGCGTTCAAGATCTTCAATGTCACAGTCGACGGCGCGGCTGGCGAATGCACAGCGTACTTTCAGGCCACGGCGCGCAACGCGGAACAAGTTACTCAGGTCAACGCCACGGCGTATATCGACTGGCGCCGGCCCGTGGTTGACGGCCCGTGGTTGATTCAATCGATCCGTCTGGCCGACTACGAACGCGCCGAGCAGATCGTCGCGGGCGGGCGACTGTTCAACGATTGCACCGCCTCGGTGTTGGCGAAGACGCCCGGCTATGAAGAGCAAATCCTGCACGGGACCGACTACTGGCGCGGGCGATTTGATTCCTCGATTGAAGTGGATTCGGCGGGGCATCGCGGACTGGCGATCGGCGACGTCAACGGCGATGGCCTCGACGACATCCTGGTGACGGACCTGGGCGGATTGCCGAAGCATCTCTACGTGCAACAGGCCGATGGTACGGTTGTGGACACTGCGGCCGAAGCGGGATTGGATTACCTCGACCGCGTGCGCGGCGCGCTGTTCGTCGATTTCGACAACGACGGCGATCAGGATCTGGCGATGGCCATGGGCAGCACGATCTTGTTTCACGCCAACGACGGCCAGGGCCATTTCACGATCGTGGCGGAGCAGCCGGTGCAGCCGACGCCGCACAGCCTCGCGGCCGCCGACTACGACAACGACGGCGACGTCGATGTGTACGTCTGCAGCTACGGCAATACCTACGAAACCTTCGGCGACACCGCCACGCCGACACCCTGGCATGACGCGAACAACGGCGCGCCGAATACGTTGCTGCGGAATGACAGCGCCTGGAAGTTCAGCGACGCGACCAAGGACGTTGGTCTCGACGAAAACAATCGCAAGTACAGCTTCGCCGCGAGCTGGGAAGATTTCGATAACGACGGCGATCAGGACTTGTTCGTCGCCAACGACTTCGGCCGGAAGAACCTGTACCGCAACGACAACGGCCAGTTCCATGACGTGGCGGCCGAACTCGGCGCGGACGACATCGGCGCCGGCATGTCGGCCGCGTGGGGCGACGTCAACAATGACGGCCTCATGGACCTCTATGCCGGTAACATGTTCTCGTCGGCCGGAAATCGGATCGCGTTTCAACGGCAATTCCGACCCGGAGCGGACCAGCGGACCTTGGCCGAATATCAGCGCACCGCCCGTGGCAACACGTTGTTGGTGAACGACGGACACGGCAAGTTCCAGGATCGCAGCGTGGAAGCGGCGGTGACCTTGGGACGCTGGGCCTGGGGAAGCGTGTTCCTGGATTTCAACAACGACGGCTGGGAAGACATCTTCGTCTCCAACGGTTTCGTGACCGGCCATGTCACGCAGGATTTGTGA
- a CDS encoding ASPIC/UnbV domain-containing protein, producing MLREGFSLSGRERKCVFLNTRGKRFACVSGMSGLDFDDDGRAVGLTDWDQDGDVDLWLVNRNAPRVRMMRNDSPAQGRSLTLRLQGKSSNRDAIGARVEVYCQSGTSPRLAKTLRAGDGFLSQSSKYLTFGLGTAAEIEKVVVHWPGGGDETFTGVSANERYLLEQGSGAARDLHLAPRSLRLAVGDAKPLPDSQQARIVVKNHMPMPNVSYVGLDQLPHNLSENYGRPLFVNLWATWCQPCLAEMRDFTKEADRLRSAGVEVLALNVDLLSEDRNADLTPGAELLENLKFPFPAGALTPDAAGTFETFHRAFLSLRTPLPLPSSFLVAPDGTVRSIYKGPVTVDEVLQDVERLKLPTAESRSFGLPLAGRWRQPPAPNSPKPIAFAFMREGYLDEGVAYVTAYFDAYEARPNFAKLVQLPQVQVYLSDFAAMLADMNRLKGDRPGVVAAYQRALRYHPTFGEGHRQLASALAVSGSVNESLVHFAAARELLPDNATVAADFGVALAMTGQLDPAIAEFEAALRLQADYPSARANLAKALNVAGRSAEAIAQYRDLLSVHPRDRTAVAALAWLLATHPDDRVRNGAEALAIVEPLAKSAPQDDPVLLNSLAAAYADLGRFDEATATVERARDAATKAKQPGLAQACAQRLEEYRQQRPHREPAAQLSGSK from the coding sequence ATGCTGCGCGAGGGCTTCTCGCTCTCGGGGCGCGAACGGAAGTGCGTGTTTCTGAACACGCGCGGGAAGCGCTTCGCCTGTGTTTCCGGTATGTCGGGGCTCGATTTCGACGATGACGGCCGCGCCGTGGGTCTGACTGATTGGGATCAGGACGGCGACGTCGATCTGTGGTTGGTGAATCGCAACGCGCCGCGCGTCCGCATGATGCGCAATGACTCGCCAGCTCAGGGACGCTCGTTGACGCTACGGCTCCAAGGCAAGTCGTCGAATCGCGACGCCATCGGCGCTCGCGTGGAAGTCTATTGCCAGAGCGGAACCTCGCCGCGGCTCGCCAAGACGCTCCGCGCCGGCGATGGTTTCTTGAGCCAGAGCAGCAAGTACTTGACGTTCGGCTTGGGAACAGCGGCGGAAATCGAGAAGGTCGTCGTCCACTGGCCTGGTGGCGGAGACGAGACGTTCACGGGTGTCAGCGCCAACGAACGCTATCTGCTGGAGCAAGGGTCGGGCGCCGCGAGGGATTTGCACCTTGCGCCGCGGTCGTTGCGATTGGCGGTCGGCGACGCGAAGCCGTTGCCGGATTCGCAACAAGCGCGGATTGTGGTGAAAAACCACATGCCGATGCCGAACGTCTCGTACGTGGGGCTCGATCAGTTGCCGCACAACTTGAGCGAGAACTACGGCCGTCCGTTGTTCGTCAATCTGTGGGCCACCTGGTGTCAACCTTGCCTGGCCGAGATGCGGGATTTCACCAAGGAAGCGGATCGCCTGCGTTCCGCTGGCGTCGAGGTCCTGGCGCTCAATGTCGATCTCTTATCCGAGGACCGCAATGCCGACCTGACGCCTGGCGCGGAACTGCTGGAGAACTTAAAGTTCCCGTTCCCTGCCGGCGCGCTCACACCGGACGCCGCCGGGACTTTCGAGACGTTCCATCGAGCGTTTCTCAGTTTGCGAACGCCGCTGCCGTTGCCTAGCAGCTTCTTGGTGGCGCCCGACGGTACGGTGCGCAGCATCTACAAGGGGCCCGTCACCGTTGATGAAGTGTTGCAGGACGTCGAGCGCTTAAAGCTACCGACGGCGGAATCGCGTAGTTTCGGCCTGCCGCTCGCCGGGCGCTGGCGCCAACCTCCGGCGCCAAACTCGCCCAAGCCGATTGCGTTCGCCTTTATGCGCGAAGGTTACCTGGACGAGGGCGTCGCTTACGTGACGGCCTATTTCGACGCCTACGAAGCCCGACCGAATTTCGCCAAGTTGGTTCAACTGCCGCAGGTACAAGTCTATCTGTCGGACTTCGCCGCGATGCTGGCGGACATGAATCGACTTAAAGGGGATCGTCCCGGCGTCGTGGCGGCCTACCAGCGCGCGCTGCGTTACCACCCCACATTTGGCGAGGGGCATCGTCAATTGGCGAGCGCCTTGGCCGTCAGCGGCAGCGTGAATGAATCGCTCGTCCACTTTGCAGCCGCGCGTGAGTTGCTGCCCGACAACGCGACGGTCGCGGCCGATTTTGGCGTGGCCTTGGCGATGACCGGGCAGTTGGATCCGGCGATCGCCGAATTCGAAGCGGCCTTGCGGTTACAGGCAGATTATCCCAGCGCCCGAGCCAATCTTGCCAAGGCGCTGAACGTGGCCGGACGTTCCGCGGAGGCAATCGCACAATACCGCGACCTGCTTAGTGTTCACCCACGGGATCGCACTGCCGTCGCGGCACTGGCCTGGCTCTTGGCAACGCATCCGGACGATCGGGTACGGAATGGCGCCGAGGCCCTGGCGATCGTCGAGCCATTGGCCAAGTCCGCGCCGCAGGATGACCCCGTGTTGTTAAATTCGCTGGCGGCCGCGTATGCCGACCTCGGCCGGTTCGACGAAGCGACCGCCACTGTGGAACGTGCCCGCGACGCCGCGACCAAGGCGAAGCAACCGGGATTGGCGCAGGCCTGCGCGCAGCGGCTCGAAGAATACCGCCAGCAGCGCCCGCATCGCGAGCCAGCGGCGCAATTGTCTGGCTCAAAATGA
- a CDS encoding zinc ribbon domain-containing protein, which yields MNQHGLRGKEVAMPIYEYTCPGCEHDFELLVRGQEKPECPDCGSSKLEKRLSVPAAHTAGSSSLPIGTPPLHGGGCGLPQCGQGGCMGM from the coding sequence TTGAATCAGCACGGACTCCGTGGCAAGGAAGTGGCGATGCCGATCTACGAATACACCTGCCCTGGCTGCGAACACGACTTTGAGTTGCTGGTGCGCGGCCAGGAAAAACCGGAATGCCCTGATTGCGGTAGTTCCAAGCTCGAAAAGCGGTTGAGCGTCCCTGCCGCGCACACCGCGGGAAGTTCCAGTCTCCCGATTGGCACACCACCGTTACACGGCGGTGGTTGCGGACTTCCACAATGCGGCCAGGGCGGCTGCATGGGGATGTAG